The genomic DNA CACCTTCCTCAATATCAACAATGCACTTCGTGATCGGATCATCGTCGTCTTGTCGCCGGCGAATTGCAACGATCGAAAGactttaaaagtaaagaaaaaactcTGCCTTTGAAATTGGGGAAAGGTCTAAACTTGAACCGGGCAAATTCTTCGGGCTTACCATGTTTGAACCGGAAATAATTTGGTTCAATTAAGACATTCCCGGTTAACATAGTAATTGAACCGGGTTCGACACAAACTGTGgttgcaagtttttttatttctatcccATATATGAAAATGTTACATTATTTTAGCATAcgatttttatttgtcttttggACCAGTAGCAGACCAGAGAACAGGGTCACGTCTGAGTAATCTTTTGCTGTTTGCTGCTGTCAATAACATCACACCGAGGAAGATCAAAACTGAGATGGATGAAATTATAAACATCAAGATCGAAGCTACATGGTCGTTCACCTCTTGTGCGTACTGAACCGAGTCTAAAGCGAGAAAGGTGAGAGGGAACGAGTAAGCCCACCACGCGACATTGAATCTTTTTATCGACTTCTTTAAAAGATTTGGCCTACAAACCtgaaaaatgttaacaaaaaaggTGTAAAATGTATTGTCATAGTGTTTTTCTGATTCTTGGTGTATTCTATAAACTTACCAAGGATacgaagatgaagagagaaagaaagaacaacatCTTCGCTATAGTGTCAAAGGTTCCACAAATAGTGTTCCACGCTAGACTAGCAGTGGCTGGTGCAgcgaaaaacaagaagaaaactgGCCTCAACGTGGTTGGGAAATTGTTTCCACCTGGTAAGCGTTGATAAAGTGTAACAAAGATAACCAAATAGTGAACCATCCCAAGTGAGAACAAGCATAGAGCACACTCTTTCCAACCCATCTCTGCTGCTCCTCGCGCAGCCACTAGGTTTGCGATAACTGATACTTGGCTTGCCGGGTTTGCCATTATCGACAAAAACCTTTTCTCTGTTGTGAACCATTGGCCATAAAGCTTTGTGTCTAGGGTCAAGACTGGAACAGCAAAGATCCAGAATAGTGTCTGATACAAAACGTTGTGTGGGTCTATCATAGGAGCTGATTGGAGCAATAGAAAGAATGATATGGACGGAGCATAAAGATAGTTCACTCCAATGTAGTGCACGAACTCCTCCTTCACCAAgtcaaataagaaaacacacTTGAAGGCATACAAAAAACAGAGTGATACTTGTGTTGTAAGAGCTAGGTACCACAGGAGATAGTACACCATAGACGGGAGTTCGGTATGCGAATGGACCATTATCTTCCACAACAATGCTTGGCTACATAGAGAAAGGCTTATCCTGAAATAGCCTGCATGGAGACTACTCAAAACAGACATCAAGACAATGGGTTCAGCATCAGCCAGATTagtcttctttctcttgttgcTGCTTGATCTTGGGTTATCAATCTTGATATGTATTTCTTGGCTAGGAATTTCCATCTTGGCATATGATGAATCAGAGCTTATTTTGCTCTTCGTTGTCCTAACCTAAAGAAAGAGTTTATTAGGCAGAGAAATCAAAGATACTTGTAGCGAACTCTCACAAGGATAGTTTTGGTAAGTTCAACAACTTGTGCAGTACAttacatataaacattttttgtttagtttttcaattttttttcatcacacttttttttatgaagCAACATGTTTAAGCTTCATGCgcataaaacataaacaatttcaaCTGATTATTTTTGTAAAGCAAATTAAAGAAAGTGTGGCAGCAAAAAAAAGCAAGGAAAGAAGATTTTGACATCCAATATATTGATTTTCATACTTTCTgttatattattagtattattttcttataattgctAGAATAATAATTTCTATTAACTGATTTATAACTACCTTTAAGTAATAATTCCTTAAACTTCATACAAAATACGAAATAGTAATAtggaagtaaataaaatttgaataaacctGGATATTCGGTAGCGAAAGGAATTTAAATTGCTTACACACTGTCACCAGTGTCCGCAAAGCGGATCACGATATACTAGTGTCGACTCTTTCGAACGGATTGTTTTCTGACTCTGAGTTGTCGCCTTAGATCCCCGTTTCATCTAAAACCAACGTTGACCTCTTTCGCCCTTCTCAATAAGGCTTTGAGTGAAGCTTCCTTATATAAAGAATTCATGCGAATCCTAACATCCCTTTTTGTTACGTCACAACGGCGCAACATATGGGGGCACACACACATATTAACTATATTCaattgttatatattatattttagaaaatcttTATGACCAAAATACTTTAATATGTCGTTGTTGTGCTGCttatatgttgacaaaaagttggaaaaaaacaaaattataaagcaAAGGCGTATGactgttgatttatttttaagcTAGAcactcaaaagttttttttgagttttggtaAGAAGACTCCAAAAGAAAGATATTTTcctataaaatattcatatgCATGATAAATGAAAGACGATGATAAACTATTTTTTCAAACAAGTTGTAAACGAATATTTCAACTatctatttaaatttgtttgtttcaactttcaacccGATTCGtttctttgttattattattggtcacaccaacaaaacaattcaaaagttTCTTTAACCACTTGAAAGAGTGGTACCAATCACAAATCGGATTACAATCTCATACCCCttttcatcaaaacaatttttcaaaaacctctcaatggtaaaaagacaatattacccttaatgaaggttgttaaaaattaaatataattaaaccagTAAGTGTTCAACGAAAAACACAGTAGCTCAGTGGTTGTGAGCTCCATGCGTATGTGCGCGCGTCCAGGGTTCGAATCCTACTATATGGATACAACTAGGTACAATTAGGTACAACTAAGGTGCAACGAATACAACTaggatatttgatttttatttaaaaattgttagaaggatagtttcatcattttattaaaaaaatttgatacgTAAAATTAAAGTGGATGTGTAGAAAAGAATTTTTGGAATAGGAGCATAAGAGAATTAAAAAATCGCTCACTTGATTGCGACCTGCGAGGCGGCATAAAAGCCGTGTGAGAGTTAGCGTTTCCATTGAAAGGCTTTTTTTAAGACCCAATAATTATATGGGCTATTTTGAACGTAGAAGATTTTAGTTTGATTCAATTATGATTAGTGTTGCTAACAGTATACAAACATacaatatctatattttttttttcattttcctaaccaaaaaaaaacttttcatttaTTCGTATCGgagatgtatatatatctcGAGCAACTACTATGGATCGTCATCTAAAGTAACATCGTGTAGAAGAATAttccacagattttattatGATAAAGATTAAACGATTATGAATATTTACTATTTGATGTTTATCAACTAATCAGAGAggattttaccaaaaaaaaaaaaaatactaatcagAGAGGATACAAAGTCTTGCTAGtgaaaaagtgaaagaaaagatGACAAATGATGCATTGGGAACAAAGGAGGCCGGTGGAGTGGTGATGACGAAAATGGATTGGTGTAAGCGTAGAAGGAGATTTTGGATCATAACATTGCTTTCGTCCATAGCAGTTATGGCGATATCTCTTCTCGTATTTTGCCTCACTGGAAAACCCAACAATATGAGAGAGCCGACGGCAGGTGTAATCATAACCGCGGCTGACTATTTTATAATTCAGTATGCAGCGTTCTTTGTTGTGATCCGAGCGATCGAATGAGTTTTTGGGTGGATATAATTCTCCTCCAGTAAAGATTAGTCCTACCCAGAGAGCAGGGTTGGAGCAGGCATTTGTCGTGTTTATCAGCCTTGTGACGCTGTGGTCGGGCAAAATTTTAGAGGTTTACTTCTTTACCATGACGAGCGTCACTGGGCTTATTGCATTTGCCCAACTTTTATTTCCGACGGCTGACCATGATGGCTCTATCGTGAACCATTTTTTGTTCACCGTTGGCTTAGGAACAGTAATGGGATtaatttttctagttttttcttttttttggttaactaaATCCTCAGAATTATGGAGGGGTCTGGGACTAATCTCTCGAGTAGGGTCTCCAGGTATGCAAATAAGCCGTAAGCAATGACTCATACTCAAAGGGATAAAGTTGAGTAATTCTGCGCTTGAGGAGAATCGATCCCTGGCATAGACCAACAGGACGACTCTTCTACCAAAGCTagaaccactagcccaccacctCGTGGTTATTAATTGGTCTAGTTCCCTATCTCTTTGTCTTCCTGGGCTGGTTCTCTATTTATATTCTGACCTACGTTTTTATTGTAGGATTTAATTTTCCCAAGAAGACTCTCTTGTTGACGTGTTCTCCATTGTATCCTTAACCTGACTTATCCGAGACCTGACTTTTGTCAAAGTGTTCTCCATCGTAAGCGAGGTAGTCGGGTTTTGGTGTGTATAGttatgattttatgaattatCTGGAGTTTCAGAAgcttacacaaaaaaaaaatctatatgataatctattttattgttttgggaAGTTTTTATCTATATCTTCTAGGAGTAGAAGAGTTATGTTTATCGCACGAATGGTTTAATTCAATTATATCATTATCGTCCATGAAAGCGGCACCGTTTGGAAGGCCCACAATTTCGACTTGAATAAATTTTGAGGTAATCATATCACTCTCAAATCTCTGGCcacaaaacaaattatctaaATCGAAGGTAATATAAGGACTACTGTTTACGTTTTAAATTGACGGAAAAAACTTTCCAACATATTGTGTTTCGATGAGCCTTGGACCTCACGAATTATAAAACCCTAGGCTTTTAAcctttttaactaaaattttgagagaaagaaaaagaaaaaaataaacttagtaAATATAATACacgtaggaaaaaaaaacaagaagagtaCATATGACGTCTGGCGAGGCAGGTCAATTAACCTTAAAAGTCAGAACCCTAGCTTATAATTGCCAGAGCCGTCGCTTACTTTTTGAGGGCCACAATCGAAGGAAAAAAATGGGCTGAATTTTTTTACTGTATGCaataatctaaatatttttttaatgtttaattaaacaaaaacgaaaaataaaagaaaatgagctTGTAGGTACGCTCTCGGATACGAAAATAACAAATCGTGCTACAACTACAAAATCTTGAAGTATGATCTTGATGAAACTTTTGATATGGAAATCTACGAGTTTAATTCTAATTCATGGAGGCATGACATACCAGACTTCAAAATAGCACTAAATGCCAATGGCGTGTCCATAATGGGAAACTCTTACTGGTTGCTtttcataaagaagaagaagacttagtTAACGAAGAACATTATTGAAGAAACTATTAAGAAATCCACAAGGGTTATTCTTTTTCGGATACTATCTCCCTATCTTGTATAAGAGAAGATCGGCTTCAGGACAACGATACATCAAAGATGGAGATATGGATGGCAAATAATATCACTCAGACCAAAGACATGCCATGTCTTGGAGCCCTTTTTTTAAGATTGATTTGAACACTCATCGGTTTGGGACTGAAGTGAGTTTTTTCATCGACGAGGAAAATAAAGTGATCGTGAGTTGTGATGAGGACGAGGACGAGGACGATGACATGAACGATTTTCTATGCATCATTGGAGAGGATCAATATTGGAGAAAAGTGGATATTGGACAAAAAACAAGAAGGCCACGTATCTTCCGTTATGCTCCAAGTTTGCTTCGAATTTAGTTTAAATAACTTTGATATAATTTCTAGAATCTCCTATTTTgttcccttttgttttctttcgcATGATGTCCTTCGACTGATTACTACTGAACTGTGacttttttatttggtaattttcTTTGCTAATTAACATTTACAGATCATTATCAACTCTTTAAACTCTAAAACTTACATTCAATGTAGAATCATTTATATTGATAGGAATAGTTCCTAAGGTAATTGAGCTCAACCGCACTAATTAAGTGTATTCTCTTGATGTAGTGATGAAAATGCTTCAAAAATGGTTAGACAGAGCACTTTCGATCAGAGAAATCGACCGCTTCCTCTGTTCTGGCTGTGTTCAGTTCAACAAAGTTGATAGGTCGATTAGAGACAATTTTTCTCCAACCAGATTCAtctctaaataaataaaaaatcaatcacTTCCACAAGTTATTGTAGTCAAACTAATAATCCACAAAGTGTTGTAAAACAGTTGGAGTGGATCTTCCATAACCGGTCCATACACGGCCCATGTACGTCCAAGACAATAAGGCCCATTGGCCATCTCTTTTGTACTTAGTCGGTTTATTATTTCCTAAGGTGATAAGGGTTTTtctttcactatatatatgtaacctccaTTATATTGAATCAATAATAAGACAAGAGAAACCTCCTTcgatttctctagtttacaacacgttatcagcacgagtttGCCCTAAACTCCAACTGAGTAAAattcctaaaaccctaaagccGCCGCACATAAGTCCTTGTTCGTTCAAGCTCTCAAACGGAGGATAAGTTCGTGACCAGTTCGTGAGTTCGTGGGTTCGTGATCAGCTTCAGTTCGTGATCATGTTTTATTCCTACCTAGTCTGAGGTTCGTGATCAAGTTCAAAGgtatatctgaggtctttagctcccggatcAATTCCAGTCAACCCCAAACGGTGGAAGGTAAATCAATCTAACTTATTGGACACATATGAATCGAATCTGGATCTAAACtctataagaaccctaaaatctacaagtaaacaatcaacaaacaaaaccctaagctttGAAATCTTGAAactctaaaaaccctaaaactttagAATCTGATTTTTTGAGGTTTAGGATTGCTTAGATTGATTGCAATTGCACTAATTATACCATCTTTAAAATCTGGTTGTAATTGCTTGTTTGCTTGTTGCATAAAAACCTTAGAACTTAAATCCTAAAATCgaatagagaaaatattaagTTGTTGGTTCTAAGTTGTAGATCCGATTATCAATGATTGTTtagtaaaaatcaaaaccctaaaatctaagATCTTAAAATCGgaattgttttatgttttgtatgaaagatcaaaacaaaattaggatAACTCCCAAGTTAATTCTAGACATTATCCTAAAAAGTCTAGAAAATATTTCCTGAAATTTGTCTTAATCCTATctagaaaaagaaattttatctaagaaaaaggaaaattgctAAAACCTGAAACTATGTGCATATTTCCTGTTTATACTAGAATTTGTCTAGGATTATATTTTCATGCATGTTAAGCCAcgaaattatgtaaataaaacaaGACATTACCCACGAAAATaattggcatggttcggtcttaaatactgCATGTCCCAAACGAGAATAAAttcatggttcggtcttaaatactgCATGGCCTAGACTATAATAAacggcatggttcggtcttaaatactgCATGACCCAAGAATATAACATtcggcatggttcggtctcataTATACCGCATAGCCTAAAGATAAAACAATtacatgtttcggtctcaaataccgcatgataATAATCAAATGCATGTTTTCATCCGGGTCCTGAAATCAAATGACCTAtgcgaatgcattgaggatAATAACGATTGCactgaaaaaaaagtaaatataaggCGATATTACATATATGCCATCATCTTtttgagagtctcaagaaccaatACCTTACAATAGAGAATCCTCTTGatctttggacagagttgaaaaacagatatagacaccaaaagacggtgttcctaccaaaggctcaacttgattggaaaaacttaaggatccaggattttaaaaccgtggatgagtataactcagagctatttaagatagtttCAATCCTTAAgttatgtggtaaggaggttactgaggaagacttgctagagaagacattctcaacctttcacaccaataacatactgcttcagcaacaataTCGTGAAAAGGGTTTCAAAACTTATGCAAGtctcatctcttgtttgttgcttgctgACCAAAACAATGAGTTGTTGCTAATGAACAGTGCAATGAGACTTCATGGTTCTGCCCCATTACCGGAAGCCCACAAAGTCGATTTAACTAAGAAAGAGCCCAAAGAACCCACAGAGCCCAAAGAGACTAACTACGTCCATAAAAGCAAGTACCAtggtcgtggccgtggtggaagaggacgtggtggtcgtggcaATTACCAAGGGAACCGGTCCGACTTCGACCGTGGCCGTGGTAGAGGCCGTGGCCGTGGTAGAGGCCGCGGAATTCACAAACCGCAACATAAGcctaaatcggtttgtcaccgatgtggtatgggGAATCATTGGGCTAAGACGTGCAGGTCATCTAAGCATCTcattgatctctatcaagagagtttgtAAAAGAATCCGGAAGCCAATTTGGTTCATCTCGATTgtgaaggagatttcgaccatgagaatgatgaacAATTGGATTATGAAACTTCGGATTCTCTAGGAGAGAATAATTAAAGattgtcttgatttaatttctatgttttatgactttgaattttattggattattattttggtttaaattcaataataGTATTACCTTTAAATATGCATTTGTTATGCTTTTATGgctaaaacataaattcttgtctatattgagaaatggctgaggacaagaatataattgtggtggatagtggatcaagccacacaattttgaatgataagagatattttgcataatctcattttgaaaaaaaatgccaatattagcatAATAACGGATATAGCAAGTttaattgaaggctacggccagacacacatcttgaactaagtgatgccttatattcacccagctctaaAGGAGCTTATTAAGTCTAAAAGACATTCATTTGAATGGTTTACATGTTaaaactaagggtgaaggaaaccaagagttcctatacATTATTGAAATCACCCAATGATCTAAGAaaatcctagagactatacccgcattaTTTACTGGTTTTTACCAtgataagattaatatgatagaggctaatttggcaatgaatagaatgttcaatgaacaatgcactttatggcatgaccggcttggccattcgggttctaacatgatgcgtaagctaattatgaattctaatgggcacactctaaaatagagaagagTTATTCCTAAAAATCTCATAtgtgtagcatgtacacaagggaaactcatttataaggccatcaccagtcaaagtaactaaagagattttccacttaagactatacgtctagacaatgctggtgaacttacatcccaagcgtttaacgattattgtatgtccatgggggaaAGTGTGGAATATCCCgtggcacatgtacatacacataatggattagctgaatccttcattaaacaaatacaattgattgctcgaccattactcctgaggtcgaagcttcctgtgtcggcttggggacacgcaatATTACATGGAACAGAAATTATACgtatcaggccatctagtgagaataaagaataaatatttgccatcccaattattaacgggtcatgagccagacatatcccatctaaagacattcgggtgtgccgtttatgtaccgattgcatcatcacagagaataaagatgggacctcaaggaggatgggaatatatattggatatgattctcccaccattattaagtatcttgagccaaatacgggtgatttatttaaggccggatacgcggattgtcagtttgctgaatccgaatttcctatgttgggtggagagaataacaagctggtcaaagaattattatggaatcaaacatccttaaattggcaagatcctcggactctagcatgtgaggcagaggtccaaaagattatacatttgcaaaagctagctatccAATTGCCAGATTcttttgctgacccaaagagagttatgaaatcgtacataccagcttgtaatgcaccaatACGTATtaatgttcaaaaggaacacaataatcaagttgctacagagtctaaggcccATTTGAAATatggtagaccattaggttccaaagataagaaccctcgaaAATCTAaaaaggtgcaaatcaaaccgaggttaagaAAATTACAGACATCGCCGTGGCAAATCCTAAAgtaccgaatgaggtttgggacgctgaacctcaaggacctgaaggtattgataataatgagatctcaataaattatatcatgtctggaattcaatggaaccgtaaagatgtcgacatcgatgaaatatttgcatacaaggtagcacttgaaataaatgaggatcatgaacccacgtctatattagagtgcactcaaagtaaagattggttaaaatggaaagaagccattgacgtggagttaaactctttaaagaagaggaatgtgtttggtccgatcttaaggacaccattcgatataaagccagttggacacaagtgggtctttgtaagaaagagaaatgagaataatgaaatcgtgagatataaggcacggcttgtagcacaaggattctctcaaagaccaggaatagattatgaggagacatactcccctgtgatggatgcaacgacttttagatatttgctaagtctggctataagagaaaaactggatttgcggttaatggatgttgtaaccgcatacttatatggtccactggataatgagatttatatgagattaccagagggtattgagctaaaagataagagtggttctcgagaacaatactgcataaggctaaacaaatccctttatggactgaaacaaagtgggcgaatgtggtacaatagattaagtgagtacctagccaaagagggctataagaatgatcccatcagtccatgtatttttataaagaagtttgcaaacaaagggtttgtaatcatagcagtatatgtggatgatttgaatatcctaggaacctctggggaaatcgcccaaacagtcgaatatctaaagaaaaaattcgagatgaaagacctaggcaagactaaattctgtttgggattgcaacttgagtacatagataatggaatccttgtgcatcaaatggcatataccgaaaaggtactcaagaggtttaatatggaccaagctcacccattgactagcccaatggttgtaaggagccttgatttggataaagatccattcggtccaaagaaggacgatgaagagatTCTCGGTCCAGAAGTGCCATACTTCAGTTCAATAGGAgtgttaatgttcttggctagccacactagaccagacatatgttttgccgtgaaacTCCTTGCTAGATTTAGCTCATGtccaacccaaaggcactggaacaGTATCAAACATGtattgcgttacctacaaggaacgctTGATttaggtttatattatactaaatataacaaagaaggtttagttgattttgctgatgcaggttatctatcggATGCACATAATGcaaggtctcaaaccggctatgtatttacacacggtggtacagctATTTCGTGGCATTCTATGAAGCAAACCATTGCAGCcacatcatctaatcatgcgGAAATCTTAGCTATGCATGAAGCCAACCGTGAGTGTGTatggttgaggtcgatgactcaacatatcacgatagattgtggcatggccgacgATAAGGAGCCTACGGTTATCTATGAAGACAATAtggcctgcatcgcacagctcaaggaaagATATATCAaaggagatcggacgaagcacattctacccaagttcttcttcacacatgaactacaaaaggccagagaagttcaagtggtacaagttccgtcttgcgacaattcagccgatctcttcaccaaatcattaCCGGCATCGACATTCAAGAAGCTTACGTACCAGATTGGAATGtggagacttaaggacttctagggatgcttggaacagggggagtaatgcgtgctgtactctttttccttcaccatggttttgtcccaatgggttttcctggtaaggttttaatgaggcagcacccccaagcgcATTACAGATATCCTACTTAGCATTTTGCACGATTATGTCATctaagggggagtgttgtaaaacacttggagtggatcttccataaccggcccatacacGATCCATACACGTCTCATGTATGTCCAAGACAATAAGGCTCATTGGCCATCTCTTTTGTACTTAGTCGGTTTAGTGTTTTCTAAGGTGATAAGGGTTTGTCCTTcgctatatatatgtaacctccaTTCGATTGAATCAATAATAAGACAAGAGAAACCTCTTTcgatttctctagtttacaacacaaAGAATATTATTGAAGAAACTATTACCAAAGTGAATGCTGATTCGGAGATGTCAAAGTCcatacatataaaatttatcaaaggggtttttatgattaattgattaattgatgctaggTTGTTAGTATAAGAATTATTTACTGTTTTTCAATTAGTCTCTTTAATTAATTCACTACTTGATTTCGTCTTATTCTTTATAATCTCATAATGTGATTGTTTGGCCATTGTCTCACAAAGAGATACCATTTGATCATGGTAGAGTAGACATTAGGATTTAATTTACTAAAGATCAATACAACCCACATAATACATGATTCTTTCCTTTCTCTAAAAAAGTAATATCAATATGATACAATCATATGTAAAACGTAAAATATGATCATCTAATTTCCAAGCGTAAAATTGGCTCAACTACGTACTAATATGGGTGCAAATTGAGTGGATTTGCAACTCAAGCTTGCAATGTTCCAGATAACCGCTCTGGAGGTGAAGGTAGCAATTCGAGAAAACAAATAAGTTTAGTTGATTGCTTGATGAGGATTAAAATCTAATTGCACACTTCGGATTGGAAATTATTACGCTCAACCATGATGAAAAATACTTGAAGTTAACACGTGACTAACaaatatagcttttttttttttaattacaaagcCGCATTGATCGGTAATGATTTTTGCTTGTCTTTTGGACTTGTAGCGGAACCAAGGACAGGAGCACGTCTGAGTAGTCTATTGCTGTTTGCTGCTGTCAGTACCATCATACAGAGGAAGATCAAAACTGAGATGGATGAGAAGATAAGCATCAAGCCAGAACCAATCGGGTCTTTCACCTCTTGCGCATACTGAACTGTGTCTAACGCAAGAAAGGTAACGGGGAACGAGTAAGCCCACCACGCGACATTGAATCTTTTCATTGATTTCTTGAAAAGATTTGGCCTACAAACCTGAAAATGTTAAACACAAAATAAGGTAAATATCTTGTCATGCAATTTTATGTTTGGACgttgaactttgtt from Camelina sativa cultivar DH55 chromosome 7, Cs, whole genome shotgun sequence includes the following:
- the LOC104703824 gene encoding S-type anion channel SLAH4, giving the protein MEIPSQEIHIKIDNPRSSSNKRKKTNLADAEPIVLMSVLSSLHAGYFRISLSLCSQALLWKIMVHSHTELPSMVYYLLWYLALTTQVSLCFLYAFKCVFLFDLVKEEFVHYIGVNYLYAPSISFFLLLQSAPMIDPHNVLYQTLFWIFAVPVLTLDTKLYGQWFTTEKRFLSIMANPASQVSVIANLVAARGAAEMGWKECALCLFSLGMVHYLVIFVTLYQRLPGGNNFPTTLRPVFFLFFAAPATASLAWNTICGTFDTIAKMLFFLSLFIFVSLVCRPNLLKKSIKRFNVAWWAYSFPLTFLALDSVQYAQEVNDHVASILMFIISSISVLIFLGVMLLTAANSKRLLRRDPVLWSATGPKDK